The sequence below is a genomic window from Rattus rattus isolate New Zealand chromosome 3, Rrattus_CSIRO_v1, whole genome shotgun sequence.
TTGTAGTCATGGCTACAGCAGACAGGGCAAGCGGGAGTAGGAAAGAAATCTAGGTGCATGGGAGAAACCTCCAGATTAGGACTTCAGAATGTTCTTGGTGGCTCATCCCTTTAGTTAAttgaagcagaggtaggtgggtctttgtgagttcaaggccaacctgttctacatagtaaggttcaggacagccagagctacacagggaggccctgtctcaaaatgaaacaaaccaaaccaaacctccAAACCTGGAGGTGTTAACTGTGAACAAAAACTATagttaaacacaaacacacacacacacacacacacacacacacacacacacacacacacatacacacactggggAAAGGCATGGGACACTATGTTATTGTGGATTACCTTAGCCCCACCTTTGCTGGCTCCTTTGACTCAAAAGGAGATATGCCCAAAGAGTTGAACATTTAGTGCTACTCCACGATAacccaaaatgaaataaaagcagggCTTCCTTTTATACCTTATAGCATTCAAAATTGGAGTGAAGGAGCTCACATTCACGGCCAGACAGATCCCCTGACAGTAAGGGAAGCCAAAAGTCTTGAGTCCCACAATTCACTGGCCTCACGAAGCTCTGTGAAGATTCACCTTTTCATCCTCCAGGTGACAGAGCTTCTCTGCAGGGAGATGAGACCAGTCACAACCCACATTCTGGTGATTCTGGCTTAAGATCAGCTGTTCTGCGCCAGGGATAAAGGGCTCCTGGACATAAGGCAAGTGAAACAGAGGTGATTGAGCATAGGACACGGACTCAAACAGCAGCACTATATCATGTTTGTCTTGAGTGCTGGAACATTCCATCACGATGGTTTCAGAAGCATCAGTGGATTCAGTCTCCTCTGTACCACCTCATCTAGTACCTTGGTAAACAATAGACCTCCAATTATGATCTTCCTTCTGACTGATAGGATGAGAAGGTAATGGGAAAAGCACCCAGAAGGACTCTTTGTGGCCCCTTTTGAGGGCCCTTGAACTCTAGAATGAGCTCAGAGGCATGAGGAGAATAGGTACCTAGGCCCAGAGCTGTATTATGAAAGTACCCAAGAAGGAGCTGCTTCAAAGTGCAAAAGGCAGGAACTATGTAGGAATAGGGTACCTACAGGAAGAGGGAAGCTTCAGGAAGTTGCTACCACAGATGTTTAGAGAAAGCTTACTGAACTCCCCTCTTACTCCCTACCACTCAGGACCTACAGGTCAGTCAGCTGCTTAGCAGATGCTGTTGGGTACACCCACCCATGAAGCCAGCTCTTGATTCCATGGCAACGAGAAGTGGACTTCTCATCCTCTTCACTTACAACCCCACAATTGTAATTAACTCAGAGAATGACAGCCCCAAGGCTGACGACCCTATAGATACTATACAACCCAGGACAAGCCACTTGCCTGTCACATTTCACAGTTTCACATTCACACAGTAGAGTTGTTGGCCGGACTCCCTGAGTCGAACACTTCATACTTTAGGACATCTTCGTTCACAGAACACTAGAGCATCTGTCATTAAGACCAAGGCCATCCTACTTCTGGGACCCACAGACAGACCTGAGGACCAGCTGAGTATCCTCACTCAGTAACTCCATGCTCTACTCTCAAGAAATCCAAATGTCTGGGTTTCCCTGCGAGACTCACAGAATGCTACCATCTGGCTGCTAGATTATTGCTTCCCTGGTGGAGAACAAAAACTGTAGTTGCTTACTGTTAGATGTGACGGTAACACCGTGTTGTCTGGAAGAGGCTATCTCGTTTATTGGAGGAGGCAGAGCATGGGTGGAGCGCTCCAATGGCTGTACCTGGCTAAAATTCATGCATCAAAGGCCCAGAACAAAAAGACCACAGCCCAACCAAGAGCTTCCGCCCATGCTCCAGCAAGCCCCCATGATGCCATTCTTCAAAGCTCACAGCCCCTTCTTCTGCCTTTGATAGTCACCCACCCAGGTGTGGGCTTTAGCTTTGCTCAGACAGCTTGAGCCTTATAGGGCGTCCAAGGAAAAGTGGATTTAGGTGGGAGAACTGCCATTCCCAGGGCAGCTTCAGGACCTGCTTCTGCAGCAGAGTTGAAAGGGATCGCACAGAAGTGTTTCTCAAACTAAACATGGAACGCACAATGATATAATGAGTAGTCAGACTCAGTTATATGGCATGTGTGCATCGGCAGAATGTACCAAAACTAAGGCTACGACGAGGATGGAGTAAACCGCCTGCACTCTATGCTGACCGTGAGTCCTCCAGAGCATGGCTTGCAAACTCTAGACAACAGAATAGTCTCCCTCAGTGTTTTCAAAACAGATTGCTGGGGCCCTTACCTGAGTTGTCCGTCAGTTAACAGAGCCTGAGAAGTTACCTTCATAGAAAGTGCCTAGAAGCTGCTGACTCTGCTGGTCCTGAGACGAAGCTTTGAGAAGCCCTGATGTGCATTGCCCATACCATGGCCGGTACAGAGAAAATGCCCAGGGAATGTGTTCACTCCCCCAGGGAGTGTGTTCACTCAATCAGTAGAAATAAGTAAGCGGTGCCCAGGCGTTGCAGAACTCTGGGATTCTTACAGAAATTCCTTCACATTGAAAGGGTAAAACTCACCAAATCTGGAAGTATCAAACTAAGCGCCCACACTTTTCTTAATTGTGTtcaaggagaggaaaaaaaatgtgactcttcaaaactatacaaaaatgacaaaagcCAGCACAATCCTCTTCAAGTCAAGACAGTGATTGTTATGAGCACGttacacacatgtggaagtctgGGATGAACCTGTCAATTAAGCATATAAGGTAAGACGTGCTTCATTCACTAGTCAACCTGCCTGTCATAATACTTGCTTTTATTAAAAGACTAAATCACGTTGACATAGacacaatcttaaaaaaaaaaaaaaaaaacgaggaagATTTACTCTCATtaatgaaaacctgtctcaaactgTGTAAATAATCGTACCACAATTAATAATCCGTGCGTTCTATCTTTaaaaatgcttcctcagcatcagCTCGTGGGCCCACACAGCAACACGAAAGGCT
It includes:
- the LOC116896031 gene encoding LOW QUALITY PROTEIN: growth/differentiation factor 3 (The sequence of the model RefSeq protein was modified relative to this genomic sequence to represent the inferred CDS: inserted 1 base in 1 codon; substituted 2 bases at 2 genomic stop codons), whose product is MECSSTQDKHDIVLLFESVSYAQSPLFHLPYVQEPFIPGAEQLILSQNHQNVGCDWSHLPAEKLCHLEDEKVNLHRASXGQXIVGLKTFGFPYCQGICLAVNXELLHSNFECYKRKVPACSWLSQVCSPIKVGLCSLMVQDEHKVNVPCVNASLIEMCGCS